A DNA window from Nitrospira sp. contains the following coding sequences:
- a CDS encoding Octaprenyl diphosphate synthase (MaGe:77310022), with the protein MSNGPSTSTINSMADVWEAYRAELDGVERQVRQNLDSSVTLVNTVAAHILSSGGKRVRPLLLLLSARLCGYAGRDHHQLGSLIEFIHTATLLHDDVVDEADIRRSRSTARKVWGNQISILVGDYLYSKAMAQIVEFRSHGMNEVLAEACTKMAEGEVLQLYYNGNPSMPESDYIKIVEHKTAGLIAAACRMGAILADASEEKQAALFRFGQYLGIAFQVADDTLDYNADGQRLGKTLGQDLRQGKATLPLLHLLDHCSEPDRNMIKDRMETRTLSPEDLERILRLMQDAGSLAYAMERAKTYIAAAQHELDAFEDSSARRALIVAADYMITRDR; encoded by the coding sequence ATGTCGAACGGACCCAGCACCTCGACCATCAACAGCATGGCAGACGTCTGGGAAGCCTATCGCGCTGAACTGGACGGCGTCGAACGTCAGGTCCGTCAGAACCTCGATTCCAGCGTCACCCTTGTCAATACTGTTGCCGCCCATATTCTGAGCAGCGGAGGCAAACGCGTCCGCCCGCTCTTACTGCTGCTCTCCGCTCGTCTCTGCGGCTATGCCGGCCGCGACCATCATCAACTCGGCAGCCTCATCGAATTTATCCACACCGCCACGCTGCTCCATGACGATGTGGTCGACGAAGCCGATATCCGCCGGAGCCGCAGCACCGCCAGAAAAGTTTGGGGCAATCAGATCAGCATCCTCGTCGGCGACTATCTCTACTCCAAAGCCATGGCGCAAATCGTGGAGTTTCGCAGCCACGGCATGAACGAGGTCCTGGCCGAAGCCTGCACAAAGATGGCGGAAGGCGAAGTCCTTCAGCTCTATTACAACGGCAACCCATCAATGCCGGAATCCGACTACATCAAGATCGTCGAACATAAGACCGCCGGTCTGATCGCCGCCGCATGCCGCATGGGCGCCATCCTGGCCGATGCCTCGGAAGAAAAACAGGCGGCCCTGTTCCGCTTCGGCCAATATCTGGGCATCGCCTTCCAGGTGGCCGACGACACACTCGATTACAATGCCGACGGCCAGCGTTTAGGGAAAACGCTTGGGCAAGACTTGCGGCAAGGCAAAGCGACGCTGCCTTTGCTTCATCTGCTCGACCATTGCAGCGAACCGGACCGGAACATGATTAAGGACCGGATGGAAACCCGCACCCTGAGCCCTGAAGATCTCGAACGAATCCTGAGATTGATGCAGGATGCGGGATCGCTGGCCTATGCAATGGAGCGAGCCAAAACCTACATTGCCGCGGCGCAGCACGAACTTGACGCCTTTGAGGACTCGTCGGCCCGCCGGGCTCTGATCGTCGCCGCCGACTATATGATTACCCGCGACCGATAG
- a CDS encoding hypothetical protein (Evidence 5 : Unknown function; MaGe:77310023), producing MMRIPGLPPKQGLYDTEQEKDSCAVGFVLNLNAQQSHSVRRPGSTNSSCQMYHGEKKR from the coding sequence ATGATGCGGATACCCGGGCTTCCACCGAAGCAAGGCCTCTATGACACTGAACAGGAAAAGGATTCCTGCGCGGTGGGGTTTGTTTTGAATTTGAATGCTCAGCAGTCCCATTCCGTTCGGCGTCCTGGCTCCACGAATTCCAGTTGTCAGATGTACCATGGTGAGAAGAAGCGATGA